One window of Fusobacterium polymorphum genomic DNA carries:
- a CDS encoding GNAT family N-acetyltransferase — protein MDMIKLISVNNDELKNEALNVYLENNYYFSKISDNPPSISNVEEDIEVIPNGVQKNQKNYRLISFNDEILGVVDYLTDYPEKDTILIGFFIIKNDKQKQGLGTKIFRYLEKSFKNKKFLKIRIGVLVDNEIGLSFWKKQNFKEIERKFLKFEKSKKEVIVMEKEI, from the coding sequence ATGGATATGATTAAATTAATATCTGTAAATAATGATGAATTGAAAAATGAAGCATTGAATGTTTATCTAGAAAATAACTATTATTTTAGTAAAATATCAGATAATCCTCCTAGTATTTCTAATGTTGAGGAAGATATAGAGGTTATCCCTAATGGAGTTCAGAAAAATCAGAAGAATTATAGGTTAATTTCTTTTAATGATGAAATATTGGGAGTAGTTGATTATTTAACTGATTATCCAGAAAAAGATACTATTCTTATAGGTTTTTTTATAATAAAAAATGATAAACAAAAACAAGGTTTAGGAACTAAAATTTTTAGATACTTAGAAAAATCATTTAAGAATAAAAAGTTTTTAAAAATAAGAATAGGAGTATTGGTTGATAACGAAATTGGACTTTCTTTTTGGAAAAAACAAAACTTTAAAGAAATTGAAAGAAAATTTTTAAAATTTGAAAAGTCTAAAAAAGAAGTTATAGTTATGGAAAAAGAAATATAA